The following proteins come from a genomic window of Frankia casuarinae:
- a CDS encoding RNA polymerase sigma factor, protein MTCPAGDTPSVDFVSAAPVVELDRPYSQQRWSLMLPHRDRLIHIARRRLPSKADAEDCVHEAFIRAAGFRDLDASRVGQFLTTTVLRLCVDHHRARQRAERAVVRGYLQPWEPAPDDAVCDRAEARWLLARAGGLQGREREVIMARAAGKSTREAAADLEISLKAAEGAFTRGRARLISFSRN, encoded by the coding sequence GTGACATGCCCTGCCGGGGACACGCCCTCGGTTGATTTTGTATCCGCTGCGCCCGTGGTCGAGCTGGACCGGCCATACAGCCAGCAGCGCTGGTCGCTGATGCTCCCGCACCGTGATCGGCTCATCCACATAGCCCGTAGGCGGTTGCCGAGCAAGGCCGACGCGGAGGACTGCGTACACGAGGCATTCATCCGCGCCGCCGGATTTCGGGATCTCGACGCGAGCCGGGTCGGGCAGTTTCTGACGACGACGGTGCTACGTCTCTGCGTTGATCACCATAGAGCTCGTCAGCGTGCGGAGCGGGCGGTCGTGCGCGGCTATCTGCAGCCGTGGGAGCCGGCCCCGGACGACGCCGTCTGTGACCGTGCGGAAGCCCGCTGGCTGCTGGCCCGGGCCGGGGGACTGCAGGGCCGGGAGCGTGAGGTGATCATGGCTCGGGCGGCCGGGAAGAGTACCCGGGAGGCGGCCGCGGATCTGGAGATCAGTCTCAAGGCGGCCGAGGGAGCGTTCACCCGCGGACGTGCCCGTCTTATTTCCTTCTCTCGGAACTGA
- a CDS encoding ATP-dependent helicase: protein MNHTGGRLSVPRRRLVNVPSFASPDPPDPLTAFSAPTRSWFGAAFTAATPAQRGAWEAIRTGGNALVVAPTGSGKTLAAFLWSLDTLARSAPPAEPTRRCRVLYVSPLKALAVDVERNLRAPLAGIRSAAQRLGLPQPDVTVGLRSGDTPAAERRGFGTRPPDVLITTPESLFLILTSAARESLRGVRTVIVDEVHAVAGTKRGAHLALSLERLDALLDTPAQRIGLSATVRPVEEAARFLGGTAPVAVVRPPAAKTLQIDVVVPVEDMTQLGGQLLDGSPDGSAASAPHRASIWPAVEQRVLDLVLAHSASIVFANSRRLAERLCARLNELYAERLAAATAADESVAGDGPGEAGRTSPAALMGASGQGGGTAGWPEIARAHHGSVSREQRAGIEEDLKAGRLPAVVATSSLELGIDMGAVDLVVQIGSPPSVAAGMQRTGRAGHQVGAASRGVIIPKHRSDLLECAVVAERMRSGAIERLRYPRNPLDVLAQQIVAMTAMEDWHVDELGALVRRTATFATLPTSAFEAVLDMLAGRYPSDTFAELRPRITWDRVTGILTARPGAQRLAVTSGGTIPDRGMFGVFLVGERSSRVGELDEEMVYESRVGDVVLLGSSSWRIEEITADRVLVTPAPGRPGRLPFWHGDAPGRPAELGRALGAFLREITRLPAQAAADRVRAAGLDDRATANLLRYLDEQKAAVGRLHDDRTIVVERFRDEIGDWRLAVHSPFGAPVNAPWALALGARLRERYGVDVQIMHTDDGIVARIPDAAEPPGADLALFEPDEIDAIVRAEIGSSALFASRFRECAGRALLLPRRTPGRRTPLWQQRQRSAALLSVAATFASFPVVLETMRECLQDVFDVPALAELMREVSARTLRVVEVETPSPSPFASALLFGYVAAFMYDGDVPLAERRAQVLSLDSSLLAELLGEADLRELIDPAALAQVAAQLTRLAPDRHARDVEGVADLLRMLGDLTTEEAVARGATPGWLAELEQTRRALRVRIAGEERWVAIEDAGRLRDALGVPLPVGVPDAFTEPVRDPLGDLISRYARTHGPFDTEEPAARLGLGTAVVAGVLDGLVRSGRLVRGELHPDRGGEQWCDAGVLRALRRRSLAALRKEVEAVPPRTLGAFLPAWQSVTSGRGRGVDGVLRAVEQLQGALIPASAWEQLVLPARVADYSPTMLDELCSAGEVHWAGAGGLPGDDGWLTLVLADTAPLLLPPPDPEIASGPLHTAILDALTGGAALFFRALSDRMGSLDDTALATALWDLVWAGRVTNDTLAPLRALLGSAGRPYRAPRPRAARYGRPAMPRRAGPPTAAGRWSLLPERDTDPTRRAHALAEALLERHGIVTRGAVTGERHPGGFAGVYRVLSAFEDAGRARRGYFVESLGAAQFAVPGAVDRLRSIAAAQRDAEAAPAWAQPAAGPPSSSSAQAVVLAAADPANPFGAALPWPTRPGDDADGAAGHRPGRKAGAMVVIIDGELILYVERGGRSLLSWTEDDHRVAPAVEALARAVRDGLLGRLTVEKADGQTIVGSTLGAALERAGFHPTPRGLRLRSISSERRK from the coding sequence ATGAACCACACCGGCGGAAGGTTGTCGGTCCCTCGACGCAGACTGGTCAACGTGCCCAGCTTCGCTTCCCCCGATCCGCCGGATCCGCTCACGGCGTTCTCCGCCCCGACCCGGAGCTGGTTCGGCGCGGCCTTCACCGCCGCGACCCCCGCCCAGCGGGGCGCGTGGGAGGCGATTCGCACCGGCGGCAACGCGCTGGTCGTCGCACCCACGGGTTCGGGGAAGACACTGGCCGCCTTCCTGTGGTCGCTGGACACCCTGGCCCGCTCGGCGCCGCCGGCCGAGCCCACCCGGCGCTGCCGGGTGCTGTACGTCAGCCCACTCAAGGCGCTGGCCGTCGACGTCGAACGGAACCTGCGGGCACCGCTCGCGGGGATACGCTCCGCCGCGCAACGGCTCGGTCTGCCCCAGCCGGACGTGACCGTGGGTCTGCGGTCGGGCGACACCCCCGCCGCCGAACGACGCGGTTTCGGCACCCGGCCCCCCGACGTCCTGATCACCACCCCGGAGTCGCTCTTCCTCATCCTCACCAGTGCCGCGCGGGAGTCGCTGCGCGGCGTCCGGACAGTGATCGTCGACGAGGTCCACGCGGTGGCGGGCACCAAGCGCGGCGCCCACCTCGCGCTGAGCCTGGAGCGTCTGGACGCCCTGCTGGACACCCCGGCCCAGCGGATCGGCCTGTCCGCCACGGTGCGGCCGGTCGAGGAGGCCGCCCGATTCCTGGGCGGAACGGCCCCGGTGGCGGTAGTCCGCCCGCCCGCGGCCAAGACCCTCCAGATCGACGTCGTGGTGCCGGTCGAGGACATGACCCAGCTCGGCGGACAGCTCCTCGACGGGTCCCCGGACGGCTCGGCGGCCTCCGCCCCGCACCGAGCGTCGATCTGGCCGGCGGTCGAGCAGCGTGTCCTCGACCTCGTGTTGGCTCATTCCGCCAGCATCGTCTTCGCCAACTCGCGCCGGCTCGCGGAGCGACTCTGCGCCCGGCTGAACGAGCTGTACGCCGAGCGGCTCGCCGCGGCCACCGCCGCGGACGAATCCGTGGCCGGGGACGGGCCGGGGGAAGCCGGCCGGACGTCCCCCGCGGCGCTGATGGGCGCCTCGGGCCAAGGCGGCGGCACGGCGGGCTGGCCGGAGATCGCGCGGGCCCACCACGGCAGCGTGAGCCGCGAGCAACGGGCCGGAATCGAGGAGGATCTCAAGGCTGGCCGGCTGCCCGCGGTCGTCGCGACCTCCAGCCTGGAACTCGGCATCGACATGGGAGCCGTCGACCTGGTCGTGCAGATCGGGTCCCCGCCGAGCGTCGCCGCCGGGATGCAGCGCACCGGCCGCGCGGGCCACCAGGTCGGCGCCGCCAGTCGCGGCGTCATCATCCCGAAGCATCGCAGCGACCTGCTCGAATGTGCCGTGGTCGCCGAGCGGATGCGCTCGGGGGCGATCGAGCGGCTGCGGTACCCGCGCAACCCCCTCGACGTGCTGGCGCAGCAGATCGTGGCAATGACGGCGATGGAGGACTGGCACGTTGACGAGCTCGGCGCGCTGGTCCGGCGCACCGCGACGTTCGCGACGCTGCCGACCTCCGCCTTCGAGGCGGTCCTGGACATGCTCGCCGGCCGCTACCCCTCCGACACGTTCGCCGAGCTGCGCCCCCGCATCACCTGGGACCGCGTCACCGGGATCCTCACCGCCCGCCCGGGCGCCCAGCGGCTCGCCGTGACCAGCGGAGGCACCATTCCCGACCGGGGCATGTTCGGCGTCTTCCTCGTCGGGGAGCGCTCCAGCCGGGTCGGGGAACTCGACGAGGAGATGGTCTACGAGTCGCGGGTCGGCGACGTGGTGCTCCTCGGCTCATCCAGCTGGCGCATCGAGGAGATCACCGCCGACCGGGTCCTGGTGACGCCGGCTCCGGGACGGCCCGGCCGGCTCCCCTTCTGGCATGGCGACGCCCCAGGCCGACCCGCCGAACTCGGCCGCGCGCTCGGCGCGTTCCTGCGCGAGATCACCAGGTTGCCGGCGCAGGCGGCGGCCGACCGCGTCCGGGCCGCCGGCCTCGACGATCGGGCCACCGCCAACCTGCTGCGCTACCTCGACGAGCAGAAGGCTGCCGTCGGCCGTCTCCACGACGATCGGACGATCGTCGTGGAGCGTTTCCGGGACGAGATCGGCGACTGGCGCCTGGCGGTGCACTCCCCGTTCGGTGCTCCGGTGAACGCGCCCTGGGCGCTCGCCCTGGGCGCCCGGCTGCGCGAGCGGTACGGGGTCGACGTCCAGATCATGCACACCGACGACGGCATCGTCGCCCGGATCCCGGATGCCGCCGAGCCGCCCGGCGCCGATCTCGCGCTGTTCGAGCCGGACGAGATCGACGCGATCGTACGGGCGGAGATCGGGAGCAGCGCCCTGTTCGCCAGCCGGTTCCGCGAGTGCGCCGGGCGGGCCCTGCTGCTGCCCCGCCGGACCCCGGGGCGGCGGACCCCGCTGTGGCAGCAGCGCCAGCGCAGCGCAGCGCTGCTGTCCGTCGCCGCGACGTTCGCCAGCTTCCCCGTCGTGCTGGAGACCATGCGAGAGTGCCTGCAGGACGTGTTCGACGTTCCGGCGCTCGCGGAGCTGATGCGCGAGGTGTCGGCCCGCACGCTGCGGGTGGTGGAGGTGGAGACGCCGTCCCCGTCTCCGTTCGCCTCCGCCCTGCTGTTCGGCTACGTCGCCGCCTTCATGTACGACGGGGACGTACCGTTGGCCGAACGCCGGGCGCAGGTGCTGTCGCTGGACAGCTCCCTGCTGGCCGAGCTCCTCGGCGAGGCGGACCTGCGGGAGCTGATCGATCCAGCGGCGCTCGCGCAGGTCGCCGCCCAGCTCACGCGGCTCGCCCCGGACCGCCACGCCCGCGATGTCGAGGGAGTGGCCGACCTGCTGCGAATGCTCGGTGACCTCACGACCGAGGAGGCGGTCGCCCGGGGTGCCACCCCGGGCTGGCTCGCCGAGCTCGAACAGACCCGCCGGGCCCTGCGGGTCCGTATCGCCGGCGAGGAGCGGTGGGTCGCGATCGAGGACGCCGGCCGGCTGCGCGACGCCCTGGGCGTACCGCTGCCGGTGGGAGTTCCCGACGCCTTCACCGAACCGGTGCGTGACCCTCTCGGCGACCTGATCTCCCGCTATGCCCGTACCCACGGACCGTTCGACACCGAGGAACCGGCCGCCCGGCTGGGGCTGGGCACGGCGGTGGTCGCCGGTGTCCTGGACGGGCTGGTCCGCAGCGGCCGCCTCGTCCGCGGTGAGCTGCATCCCGACCGCGGCGGTGAGCAGTGGTGCGACGCGGGCGTGCTGCGGGCGCTGCGACGACGCAGCCTTGCCGCCCTGCGCAAGGAGGTCGAGGCGGTGCCGCCCCGGACCCTCGGTGCCTTCCTGCCGGCCTGGCAGTCGGTCACCAGCGGACGTGGCCGGGGGGTGGACGGTGTGCTGCGCGCCGTCGAGCAGCTGCAGGGCGCGCTGATCCCGGCGAGCGCATGGGAACAGCTCGTCCTCCCGGCCCGCGTCGCCGACTACTCACCGACGATGCTCGACGAGCTGTGCTCCGCCGGCGAGGTGCACTGGGCTGGCGCCGGCGGGCTGCCCGGGGACGACGGCTGGTTGACCCTGGTCCTCGCCGACACCGCGCCCCTGCTGCTGCCTCCGCCCGACCCGGAGATCGCCTCGGGTCCGCTGCACACCGCGATTCTCGACGCGCTCACCGGCGGGGCGGCCCTGTTCTTCCGGGCGCTGTCCGACCGGATGGGCTCGCTCGACGACACGGCGCTCGCTACCGCGCTCTGGGATCTCGTCTGGGCGGGGCGGGTAACCAACGACACCCTCGCCCCGCTGCGTGCCCTGCTGGGTTCCGCCGGCCGTCCGTACCGTGCCCCCCGTCCCCGGGCGGCACGGTACGGACGGCCGGCGATGCCGCGGCGGGCCGGCCCCCCGACGGCCGCCGGCCGCTGGTCGCTGCTGCCCGAGCGGGACACCGACCCGACCCGGCGCGCCCACGCGCTGGCCGAGGCGCTGCTCGAGCGCCACGGCATCGTCACCCGCGGCGCGGTGACCGGCGAGCGGCACCCGGGCGGGTTCGCCGGGGTCTACCGGGTCCTCAGCGCCTTCGAGGACGCCGGCCGCGCCCGCCGGGGCTACTTCGTCGAGTCCCTGGGCGCGGCCCAGTTCGCCGTCCCGGGAGCGGTCGATCGGCTGCGCTCCATCGCCGCGGCACAGCGGGACGCCGAGGCGGCCCCGGCCTGGGCGCAGCCGGCGGCCGGCCCACCGAGCTCATCGTCCGCGCAGGCCGTCGTCCTGGCCGCGGCCGATCCGGCCAACCCGTTCGGTGCCGCGCTGCCCTGGCCGACCCGACCGGGGGATGACGCGGACGGCGCCGCCGGCCACCGGCCGGGGCGCAAGGCGGGCGCGATGGTCGTCATCATCGACGGGGAACTCATCCTCTACGTGGAACGCGGGGGCCGTTCCCTGCTGTCATGGACCGAGGACGACCATCGGGTGGCCCCGGCGGTGGAGGCGTTGGCCCGCGCCGTGCGGGACGGCCTGCTCGGCAGGCTCACGGTGGAGAAGGCGGACGGCCAGACGATCGTCGGCAGCACCCTGGGTGCCGCCCTGGAGCGCGCCGGTTTCCACCCGACCCCGCGGGGCCTGCGGCTGCGGAGCATCAGTTCCGAGAGAAGGAAATAA
- a CDS encoding thiopeptide-type bacteriocin biosynthesis protein, with protein MTNTHGHLPGAPDATWLSAKLFTHPERIGEIVAEALPGLLATLDTPACWWLRYRSRQETDHLRLRLRTTPDCYAQYSNAVGEWAQRMRQAGLAGRLVIDTYSPEVGRYGHGEALDAAENVFAADSATMAALLRHQPTTEVDLGLVVANMVGIVSGFFGDPNEAMDWLAARPAPAAAAALDRAVAERATQLATDPAGLWSLSGWTIDIGPAWDNRADALASYHKALPPEANTDVVPESLLHMHHNRAVGINRDSERTCRRLARQAALTWRARRSSGAR; from the coding sequence GTGACGAACACACACGGGCACCTGCCCGGCGCCCCGGACGCCACCTGGCTCTCGGCGAAGCTGTTCACCCATCCCGAACGGATCGGCGAGATCGTCGCCGAGGCGCTTCCCGGCCTGCTGGCCACGCTCGACACACCCGCGTGCTGGTGGCTGCGATACCGCAGCCGACAGGAGACAGACCACCTGCGCCTGCGGCTGCGCACTACCCCCGACTGTTATGCGCAGTACTCGAACGCGGTCGGGGAGTGGGCGCAGCGGATGCGCCAAGCAGGACTGGCCGGGCGGCTGGTGATCGACACCTACTCCCCGGAAGTCGGCCGCTACGGGCATGGCGAGGCACTGGACGCCGCGGAGAACGTCTTCGCCGCCGACTCCGCCACCATGGCCGCCCTGCTGCGGCACCAGCCCACCACCGAGGTCGACCTCGGGCTGGTGGTGGCGAACATGGTAGGCATCGTCAGCGGGTTCTTCGGCGATCCCAACGAGGCGATGGACTGGCTGGCCGCCCGGCCGGCCCCGGCTGCCGCTGCGGCCCTCGACCGGGCGGTGGCCGAGCGAGCGACCCAGCTCGCCACCGACCCGGCCGGGCTGTGGTCGCTGTCCGGCTGGACCATCGACATCGGGCCGGCGTGGGACAACCGCGCCGACGCGCTGGCCAGCTACCACAAGGCGCTGCCACCGGAGGCGAACACCGACGTGGTGCCGGAGTCGCTGCTGCACATGCACCACAACCGGGCCGTCGGCATCAACCGGGACAGCGAACGCACCTGCCGCCGCCTGGCCCGGCAAGCCGCGCTCACCTGGCGAGCCCGCCGTAGCAGTGGTGCCCGGTGA